The sequence below is a genomic window from Carassius gibelio isolate Cgi1373 ecotype wild population from Czech Republic chromosome A17, carGib1.2-hapl.c, whole genome shotgun sequence.
AGACAGCAAATAGCTCCGCCCCAAACTTataccattggttgagccagcCATGTCAAGCTGGTCAGGATGAGGTCAGGATAAATGGCAATATTTTGATAGATCCACAGTGGTTTATACCTCAGTGAATCTATTATATTAATTTGCCTATTTAAATTCATATTCTAGTGATAAAACTACTCCAACTGTTTCACCGTTTGTATAACTCAGCTTTTTAGTATTTCTCACAGCATGTCATGGGGGAAATACActatcattttataaataatactgtttttgtgtCACGGAATGTAGCTTTAAGAGTTTTGGGAGATGCTCCAGGGCGTCAGTGGCCATTCAGCACCCATGAACCCGCTGAGAGCAGCCTAATCTTGGCCAGTTCTTCTGAAATTTTGTAACCCAAGGTAAACTTTGAACAGTGTTAAAACCCAGGATCACAATAATCTATGGTTAAAAATTATCCTTGGCTAACAATTTAGAAGTGCAAGAGGCCCATCTTTTTGGCTAGCTTTGGCAGTGCAATTTCTTGGCTACATTATCCAGAATTTAAAGCTTTTAAGCCCTCTGTCAAAATTACAAATGTCAAACTCAGGGTGGACTTAACCTGGGATTTAAAAAGAATTAAGTGAAGTTAAAATGAAGAGTCTTTGTGTTCCATCCCTGTATCTGAATCGGTCCGTGTACTGACCTCAAATGccttacatttttaacaaatgtaGCTTCAAGTCAGAAATCTGCAAGATTAAAAACTTAGAGTAAATTAAACCCGTGTTAATTGGATACGCTTGCATGCATGTTCCCTTAAACAGAAAAGACCAGAGGCTCTGTACCATATGAATCTTCTTTCATTATTTCCATCAGTAGGGGATCCCAGACTCTAGACTCTGATAGTCTCCAGTAGTTTTTCACCACAGGATACTTTTGCTTGAGACATACTCTCTGTTCACCCCCTTCCAGGTCATTGCATTGcttttgaaaagggagaaaaaatacATGTAGTTACGAGGTCCCATGCTGTGATCCTCCCTTTTCTGTGTCTCTTTGGTTTGAATTCCAGGTTTTCATGCTTTCGTATGAGAACCATTCCAGCAACATCATCATAAATGAGAGACTTGCAGAGagcgagtgtgagagagagagagttaaaatgCGTTCATTAGCCAATCAGTGTTCCTGAAAACTGGAGCGGAATGGTGGCTATAACATAACCACACTCCCAGAAACCGAGCCAAGAGCCATGCGTGGACTGCCGTTTCAGATGGAGAGGACGAGCGGGAGTGTGTTTGGTTTGTGAGATCCTCACCGTGCACTCGGGGACCGATGAAAATGCATGCCTTCCTGACTCAACAAGACGGCTAAAAATGGCAGTCAGCGGATATTATAAAAGGCCACTTTCTAACGTAATTACCCCCAACCGCACATTACATACATAACCGAACTTAGCCATATATCACTAACAAAGCTTTTATGCATTCGTCTGGCAGAAGAACCAGCAAAACCATTATGAAACGTATAATTATGTCTCTAATTTCTTATCGAATTGGCAACATTCAAAGCTATATAtagagaccagaatatcataGGGACATAGGGGTTGGCTCTTCTGATGCAAACCCAGGTCACCTGGCAACCACCAAGAACAACCTAGAAACAATGGCTGCGTCTCAATCGGCTGCCTAGCTCCCAAGCTCGTGAATCAGTATATCGTGTACATGAATCTGGGAAACGCTAAAGACCCTGGCTTGCTACACATTGGCACAGTGATTACTCCGTTTTCAGCGACGTGACTTATATGTACGCTATCAATGTACATTGTTATAGAATGTCAACGCCAAGACCTCATGCagctttttgttttaatgaaatctaatgtatctaCTGAAATTATGCACAGCTATGATTGGTAGTAGCTCTGGTATCTTGTTCCTGAGGGGCTTATGAGGCCATAGCTGCTCTTTCCTATCACCCCTCCATCTCTAGTAAGCAGCCTAAAATACACTTGCGGAAACCACGTCTGATCTCTCATCTCTCACCCCCTGCAGAAGTGTTGCTGGACCCGAGCCGGACCTGGTGCCCGTCCTCCACGTGCCAGGCCGTGTGCAAGCTGAAGGAGTCTGACACGGCGCTTCCACAGTTGGTGCGGTGCAGCGTTTGCACACTCGAGTTCTGCTCTGTCTGCAAGGCCAGCTGGCACCCGGACCAAGACTGCCAAGAGAACCTTCCCATCACCACATTTCTACCTGGAGAGAGCAGGTACTGCGGCCAGTTAAAATTCTAACCCGTTTGCTTTAAAGCAAAATCAGTTGTATTGATTCACTTGTATTATAAATACAAAGGATGAGTTAATAATAATCATCTTTTGACTTCCATTTTGCCACAGTAGTTGTTGATTGAGCTTTTCTTGTATTGAAcatggaatattcctttaaatcttTCTCCTCCTCATTCATCAGCAGCTGCGCTTCGGTGTAGTTTTGTCTCTTTGATGTACATTTAAACGCTCCCATCCTCCCGACTGGTCCTTATGTGGATCCAGCTGTCACGATGAGGCATGTTCCGTCTAATGATGTTCAATGTTGATAAGTCCACAtgagatttgaaatgaaatagtGTAATCCGTGTTTTTCTGCACTATTGATCAGTCTAAGAATGGATCTTCTGCTTCTAGTTGTTGAAGAGCGCTTTTCTCTTTGCTCAGTAAGCCAGAGATTCATGCACATGTGTTATTTGACATTCCTGTCACATGCACACTTTATTCAAAACCAAAAGCATCGTTGAGCAGAGTTTCTGATCCTTGATCTTTGGTCATACAGGAATTGAACAGTCTCCCCTGCTCTGAAGTGAATTGCTTCAATAATGCACACTAGTGATAATACTGCAGAGAGCcttttaattttatatcattTCATGTTTGAGATTGCACCCAAAGTATATCTCAGCGTGAAATAAACCGTGTTTAGACAGCATGAAATCAAATTAGACTCCATCTACTCTTTAAACGGGCTGTTGGTTCCTTAAGGAACTGTGAGCTGACCAGACTCTTAAAAAAGTtcaagtatttaaatatattaaatagttttataaaacatttttaaattcaattttgaaataataaagcaaaaaaagCACGGTTCAACTATAAATAGTTTTGGCTGACCCAGACTAGCCAGTGACATTTTTACTTGCTCTACTAACATTTcactttttaatgaaatgtttagctttcttttctattcattaatttatccattaaaaaaaaaaaaaaatccacacaaaaataaaatttccaaCAAACTGGAAATTATACAGCACTTTTTAGTGAAAAATAATGGCATGCAATTCAAAACATCACTGACAAACATTACTCAAGTAATACATTCTTCAGGATCATTGGGTCATTTTTGTGTTAGCCAGCTGGATAACATTATCTGGATGACAAATCAACAGAATTTGCAACAACATTGTACAATAGATCACAGTGCTTAAAAATGGATGAACAAGATCAGTAAATGTAAAACTTTCATTGGCAACTGGCCTAAAACTCTCTCACATTGGCCTCAGGCCAGCAGCCATCCTTACTGTTGAGCCCTGCTATGGCTGTGTGGGCAGAGAACAAATATCAATAATGTCTTACCTTATTAGAGTTCATAAGCTCACTTAACCCTAAATGATTTCCTGCTGAATATCTCCCCcacccccctccaaaaaaaataaaggtttacatttaaatgcatttcacatGCCATATAATGTTGTCCTCAATGTATATCCATTAATATATAACCAtaactccagtgttcagtgtcacatgatctttcagaaatcattctaatattctcatttggtgttcaagaaatgAGTTTAATAGTGCTTAATATTTTATCAtgttgcttaatgtttttttgtggaTTGAGGTTTCTGTGATAAATGGAATGttccaaaaacagcatttatttcaaatattttttaaaataacaatataaatgtttttaatgacaccttttaatcaatttaagttGTCCTTGAATCaatgtctttcaaaaaaataaaccaaaatcatactgaccccaaacttttgaacagcagtgtatatatAATCAGAAATAATCATATTGCTAGTATTCTCATGAACACTAATACTACTGTACTTTAGTTCATATACAAGAGAAGGACCTGTCTGGGTGGGGAAAATGAGTGCACTATATGATGGGTACCAGTGTTTTTTGTTCTTTGCACCCCACAACCCAAAACAAGAAAAGGGTTAATTTAACTCTTACTATTACTTATTTTTTCCCAGTTCGTTCTTTAAGGCTGACGATGACGACGCCCCCATCAAACGCTGTCCCAAATGTAAAGTCTATATAGAAAGAGACGAGGGCTGTGCCCAGATGATGTGTAAGAACTGCAAGCATGCTTTCTGCTGGTACTGCCTGGAGTCTCTGGACGTAAGTGCTCAATAACTCAGCTTAACACTAGTAACATCGTGCTGTtatcttactgtattttttatggtcAAGTGGCTGCTGCATGTTAGTCCTTCAATCAAGGCCGTGAATGCAATCAGTGTCCTTCACACAGCTGTTGCGAACACCCACGTAAATAATGACCGGCCTCTGGTAACGTTGTGTGTTTGACAGGACGACTTCCTCCTGATCCATTATGACAAAGGACCCTGCCGGAACAAGTTAGGCCACTCCAGAGCCTCCATGATCTGGCACAGAACGCAGGTGGGCGCTCACGGGAAGGAGCACACGTTTTCTTCCCCCTTTTTTCTCCTCTGAGATCAGAATGAGTGCACGTGTGCCTACACGTGACGGAGTCACAGGCATCCATTCAGACAGTGTTTATTCAGGAAGTGAGTGGATGTCTGTTCTCGAGCAAGTGATGCCTGCTGTTTCACAGCAGATTATAATGCAAGATGGTCACTTTGGCACAAAGACACTAAAATTATTCATCAAATGATGCAGAAGAGGAGTATAACCAGACATATATTTAGAAGAGCAATTCAGACTCGGGTACTCCCTCCTCTCTTTGGGTTTCATTTCTTAGACTAAATAATAATAGGAGAATATTACATTGAAAAAGGCTAATTTTATGAAAGTATACTAATAACGCCAACTTCATCCTTGAgtgaaagacagttttcaacagttttcaacataaGGCTCATTAGACCCACTGTCCATTATGTATTTCTTAATAGCtttgaaataatacattttcttatgGTTCAGAGATCAGCACAAATAGCGTTGGGAAAAGCCTCGAAGCGATTTCATTAGGAACTGAGAGAAACATGGGGTTTGAAACCGTCCTCCAAAACTTTGCTTTGCAAATTGGGAACTTCGCTCCTAATTTTCTTTCTTGAAACAGAATgaatatactatataatataatttctgtGTGAAGATAAATATACAACATGGTGCCATTTGTAATGGTGTAACCTAAAATtggatttaaattataataataataaacatgtatcagttttttttttcagtattaaattactattattatttttttttgcatttataataatgaCAGTTTTAAGGGGAAGTTTGCttaattattatgaaaatgtagatgtaaaaaaatctaaaataacctTAACTGTcaattttcttttatgcaaaatgtttttttttattttaattttgatgtgtaGTTCTAAATCCCTTATTCATCTTTTGAACTGTCAGAAAGATTCTTCACACACTCATCATTTCATATAATGAACATAATATCATAAAGGTGAGATGGCCGTGAAACTGTGAGGAGCTTTCAGTACTTTTGCACAAAGACATCTGTTGCTCTGCAGGGAGGAGTGAGTCATATTAAGCTTCATAAGAGCGCAcaagatttacattttataaatccCCAGCCAAGAAGCATCAGAAATTAGATTCTTTATGAATTAGTAAAGATGGAGCTGGTGGGCTCAGCCGGTCCCGGGTTTGCCAACACTCTTCATTATGCTGCTCTGCCATTCTCTGCTCTGAGGAAGAGAGAAATAAATTGAGGGCAATTTACATAGAAACAGAAATAGTGTGCAACACTGAACTTTGTCCCATGATAAATGGGTGTAATTGTCTTCCTCGGAATGTTGAGAAGATTCCGCTTGGAGATAGAGGTCAGATGTATCCTATTCCCTGTTCAGAAATTGTTTTACATGGTGCTCTGCCCTACAGTCATGTGGAGTATGTGGAATTTTGTTGGCCCATGATCGTGACCGCTTTTAAATATATAGTTCATGCATGAAATGAACTCGGTCTCTGTTCCGGTTTGTAAAAGTGATCAGTTGTTAGGATCTGATGCCCCTATGTGGTGGAGGATGATGCTAcatcaaaaatgtgtttgtttgggtCTTTttgcccaatttttttttttattcgtatCTTTTCTCACTTTTATTGGTAGCATAGTAGAACTAAAAACATGCACACTTTTCCAGCttgcaaaaaaaatctacatttattcTGCAacgtaaaatatattttgattcaaaatgtttctgaataaatgttttttgcaagTGGGATTTTTGGTGTCAGTTATTCTATAGGCGTGCAGGGTTCACGGTTTATTGATTGACAGCAGAGTAGAAAGAGTGCAGAAAAATGATGGGGAGAAGAAGGGGTAGCAAAATTAGGAAACGGATGTGTTCATATTTAGCTTTGCTttccccgaaaaaaaaaaaaaaaagattatcttGTGAATCATTTTCACATTGTTTCAAAACAACGACAGTTCATATGATCATATCAATGACAAAGTGTCAATCCAAAAAATTAACTATTAATTTAGctaacaatattaaatatatattaaatattaaaaataacaaaaataaatattctttatttaaaatatatcggcATGTCCTAATATGGTAATAAAGAAAAccacatattaaaataatctaaaaccTTGCCTTTTTATTACGTCTGTTGAtatattttaagaagaaaaaactgcttcaaattgtcttaaaatatcagataatttgaCCTTTTAAGGTGAGACTAGCACTAGCACTGGTGCAATTTCCTAAAAGCTTCTTATACTTCatataatatgataaaaaaatattttatttccaagttatatttgtttaaaaagaaagtatagatttaatatttgaaaaatatatttaaaatgtttttgaaatcttAAGATTGAGATACACTCagatgtttttaatgtgtaaagaaaatgtacatttttacttGATGGTTAAGCCATATGGCATTAAACTTGTCTTATATAAAGGCTTTTCAAAGCCAATATGAATACAGTGAAGAATACAAGTACAAGATAACTTGGTACATGGCCtgtagtgtgtgttgttgttgtttgttttttttaatttttttatctaatatctGATTGACACTCATATGTTGTCTTCATCTCTTTCTCCACAGGTTGTTGGTATCTTTGCCGGTTTCGGCCTCCTCTTACTGGTGGCTTCTCCGTTCCTGCTGCTCGCTACACCATTCGTGCTGTGCTGTAAGTGCAAGTGCAGTAAAGGTGACGATGACCCTTTACCCACCTAACAGCCCGGCGTGAGCAGTCCCTGTACCAGGAATTCCGGTCATCtcctttaattgtttttcttttcctcctcCGCCTTCGAGCTCTTCATCAACTGGTGGGACTTGCGCATTTGAAGCCGCAACACGAGCCATCTCACGCCACGGTTACTGTCACAGCTGACAGTAGGCTCCATCCTGCCAGGGACTAAAGGAGACTTCATAAGCCTGCTGCTTGCTAAGGTGGAGGATTCGAGAGGTGGGGGTTCCCTCCGCAGTAACAAAAGGGATGTTACTGAAGGAGCACAGCGCTGCTCCATCCGGGCGCTTGTTTGTTTGGTGAATGTTTCTCATATGTGGCTGTTCAGGAGGGTTCTGTTCTAATAGAACATATATTCAATGTGTTTATGTCTGTTTCTGTGTGCATAGTAGCATTTCAGTCACACAGCATATTCTTTATTACTTGTTTTGCACAGATAAGGGGcttttttgtcactttaaatgcTCTAAAGTCAGTAGATTTCAGTTTGGGGTCAAATGTACAGCTAAAATGctactttaaatgtttatttacagcTAAATTTAGCCTTTTTTAATAGCATGTTTGTATTTTCATGTCAAGTTATTGTCTTTCTGTCTGAAACTATTGACAACCCTAGTTTAATTTGGCAGATATTTTGGCTGTTGATGTCATCAGATTATATTTACCATTGAAATTTCGCTCAGTG
It includes:
- the LOC127933362 gene encoding probable E3 ubiquitin-protein ligase RNF144A-A, coding for MTTARYRPTWDLALDPLVSCKLCLGEFPLEQMTTITQCQCVFCTLCLKHYVELLIKEGFETAISCPDSACPKRGHLQENEIECMVAAEIMQRYRKLQFEKEVLLDPSRTWCPSSTCQAVCKLKESDTALPQLVRCSVCTLEFCSVCKASWHPDQDCQENLPITTFLPGESSSFFKADDDDAPIKRCPKCKVYIERDEGCAQMMCKNCKHAFCWYCLESLDDDFLLIHYDKGPCRNKLGHSRASMIWHRTQVVGIFAGFGLLLLVASPFLLLATPFVLCCKCKCSKGDDDPLPT